In a genomic window of Rhododendron vialii isolate Sample 1 chromosome 12a, ASM3025357v1:
- the LOC131310957 gene encoding SUPPRESSOR OF GAMMA RESPONSE 1-like isoform X3, which produces MTGSEAAKTSSKRQSWLVDSNRIATKIKSASGLCDPERVHWKSNPSRPCPNCQHIIDNSDVTQEWPGLPKGVKFDPSDQEIIWHLLAKAGVENMKPHPFIDEFIPTVNEDDGICYTHPQNLPGVKQDGSVAHFFHRAIKAYNTGTRKRRKINGDDFGDVRWHKTGRTKPVILDGVQTGCKKIMVLYVTPVKGGKPEKTNWALHQYHLGSGEDEKDGEYVISKVFYQQQVVKQSDKVEQDLPEEGNDLMIAKVDPVTPQSVTPEPPRTEKRVSDFDAVQDFAISCADPYSQLQNHEMGHFEDEEQAVCGNPNFQDSLMAENHADLTTDNTDNPTGEEPKWWDSESQNLLDSQQLVEGLSLCDDLLRSQSPGRDENINGEFNGKPCLSDYSRLGPECLKKDLEACQDLALDPANIELDTPPDFRLSQLEFGSQDSFLAWGGSKVVD; this is translated from the exons ATGACTGG GTCAGAGGCGGCAAAAACTTCCTCCAAGAG ACAATCATGGTTGGTTGACAGCAATAGGATTGCAACAAAAATCAAGAGTGCATCTGGCTTGTGTGATCCGGAAAGAGTCCACTGGAAAAGCAACCCAAGTAGACCTTGCCCTAATTGCCAACATATCATTGACAATAGTGAT GTAACTCAGGAGTGGCCAGGATTACCCAAAGGTGTCAAATTCGATCCATCTGATCAAGAGATTATATGGCATTTACTTGCGAAAGCTGGTGTTGAGAACATGAAACCCCATCCTTTTATTGACGAATTCATTCCAACTGTGAATGAAGATGACGGGATTTGTTATACCCATCCTCAGAATTTGCCAG GTGTTAAGCAAGATGGAAGTGTTGCTCACTTTTTTCATAGAGCAATCAAGGCTTACAACACTGGAACTCGGAAGCGTAGAAAGATAAACGGCGACGATTTTGGCGATGTTCGTTGGCACAAGACTGGAAGGACCAAACCGGTTATATTAGATGGGGTCCAAACTGGATGTAAGAAGATTATGGTGCTTTATGTGACCCCAGTCAAGGGTGGGAAACCAGAGAAAACCAATTGGGCACTGCATCAGTATCACTTGGGCTCTGGGGAAGATGAAAAGGATGGGGAATATGTGATCTCCAAGGTGTTTTATCAGCAGCAAGTAGTCAAGCAGAGTGATAAAGTCGAACAAGATTTGCCTGAAGAAGGCAATGATCTTATGATTGCAAAAGTAGATCCAGTTACTCCGCAATCTGTGACTCCCGAACCACCCCGGACGGAAAAAAGAGTTTCTGATTTTGACGCTGTACAAGATTTTGCTATTTCTTGCGCCGATCCTTATTCTCAG CTTCAGAATCACGAGATGGGGCACTTTGAAGATGAGGAGCAAGCTGTGTGTGGGAATCCAAATTTTCAAGACTCCCTTATGGCAGAAAATCATGCTGATCTAACGACAGATAATACTGACAATCCGACTGGGGAAGAGCCAAAGTGGTGGGACAGTGAGTCTCAGAATCTTTTAGACTCTCAGCAACTTGTGGAAGGGCTGTCCTTGTGTGATGACCTTCTCCGGAGCCAGTCCCCTGGTAGGGACGAAAATATAAATGGAGAATTTAATGGCAAGCCATGCCTTTCTGACTATTCTCGTTTAGGACCCGAGTGTTTGAAGAAAGATTTAGAGGCGTGCCAAGATCTGGCCCTTGATCCGGCAAACATAGAGCTCGATACGCCCCCTGATTTCCGGCTGAGCCAGCTT GAGTTTGGATCGCAAGATAGTTTCCTTGCGTGGGGTGGGAGCAAGGTGGTTGACTAA
- the LOC131310957 gene encoding SUPPRESSOR OF GAMMA RESPONSE 1-like isoform X5, whose product MTGQSWLVDSNRIATKIKSASGLCDPERVHWKSNPSRPCPNCQHIIDNSDVTQEWPGLPKGVKFDPSDQEIIWHLLAKAGVENMKPHPFIDEFIPTVNEDDGICYTHPQNLPGVKQDGSVAHFFHRAIKAYNTGTRKRRKINGDDFGDVRWHKTGRTKPVILDGVQTGCKKIMVLYVTPVKGGKPEKTNWALHQYHLGSGEDEKDGEYVISKVFYQQQVVKQSDKVEQDLPEEGNDLMIAKVDPVTPQSVTPEPPRTEKRVSDFDAVQDFAISCADPYSQLQNHEMGHFEDEEQAVCGNPNFQDSLMAENHADLTTDNTDNPTGEEPKWWDSESQNLLDSQQLVEGLSLCDDLLRSQSPGRDENINGEFNGKPCLSDYSRLGPECLKKDLEACQDLALDPANIELDTPPDFRLSQLEFGSQDSFLAWGGSKVVD is encoded by the exons ATGACTGG ACAATCATGGTTGGTTGACAGCAATAGGATTGCAACAAAAATCAAGAGTGCATCTGGCTTGTGTGATCCGGAAAGAGTCCACTGGAAAAGCAACCCAAGTAGACCTTGCCCTAATTGCCAACATATCATTGACAATAGTGAT GTAACTCAGGAGTGGCCAGGATTACCCAAAGGTGTCAAATTCGATCCATCTGATCAAGAGATTATATGGCATTTACTTGCGAAAGCTGGTGTTGAGAACATGAAACCCCATCCTTTTATTGACGAATTCATTCCAACTGTGAATGAAGATGACGGGATTTGTTATACCCATCCTCAGAATTTGCCAG GTGTTAAGCAAGATGGAAGTGTTGCTCACTTTTTTCATAGAGCAATCAAGGCTTACAACACTGGAACTCGGAAGCGTAGAAAGATAAACGGCGACGATTTTGGCGATGTTCGTTGGCACAAGACTGGAAGGACCAAACCGGTTATATTAGATGGGGTCCAAACTGGATGTAAGAAGATTATGGTGCTTTATGTGACCCCAGTCAAGGGTGGGAAACCAGAGAAAACCAATTGGGCACTGCATCAGTATCACTTGGGCTCTGGGGAAGATGAAAAGGATGGGGAATATGTGATCTCCAAGGTGTTTTATCAGCAGCAAGTAGTCAAGCAGAGTGATAAAGTCGAACAAGATTTGCCTGAAGAAGGCAATGATCTTATGATTGCAAAAGTAGATCCAGTTACTCCGCAATCTGTGACTCCCGAACCACCCCGGACGGAAAAAAGAGTTTCTGATTTTGACGCTGTACAAGATTTTGCTATTTCTTGCGCCGATCCTTATTCTCAG CTTCAGAATCACGAGATGGGGCACTTTGAAGATGAGGAGCAAGCTGTGTGTGGGAATCCAAATTTTCAAGACTCCCTTATGGCAGAAAATCATGCTGATCTAACGACAGATAATACTGACAATCCGACTGGGGAAGAGCCAAAGTGGTGGGACAGTGAGTCTCAGAATCTTTTAGACTCTCAGCAACTTGTGGAAGGGCTGTCCTTGTGTGATGACCTTCTCCGGAGCCAGTCCCCTGGTAGGGACGAAAATATAAATGGAGAATTTAATGGCAAGCCATGCCTTTCTGACTATTCTCGTTTAGGACCCGAGTGTTTGAAGAAAGATTTAGAGGCGTGCCAAGATCTGGCCCTTGATCCGGCAAACATAGAGCTCGATACGCCCCCTGATTTCCGGCTGAGCCAGCTT GAGTTTGGATCGCAAGATAGTTTCCTTGCGTGGGGTGGGAGCAAGGTGGTTGACTAA
- the LOC131310957 gene encoding SUPPRESSOR OF GAMMA RESPONSE 1-like isoform X4, giving the protein MTGSEAAKTSSKRQSWLVDSNRIATKIKSASGLCDPERVHWKSNPSRPCPNCQHIIDNSDVTQEWPGLPKGVKFDPSDQEIIWHLLAKAGVENMKPHPFIDEFIPTVNEDDGICYTHPQNLPGVKQDGSVAHFFHRAIKAYNTGTRKRRKINGDDFGDVRWHKTGRTKPVILDGVQTGCKKIMVLYVTPVKGGKPEKTNWALHQYHLGSGEDEKDGEYVISKVFYQQQVVKQSDKVEQDLPEEGNDLMIAKVDPVTPQSVTPEPPRTEKRVSDFDAVQDFAISCADPYSQNHEMGHFEDEEQAVCGNPNFQDSLMAENHADLTTDNTDNPTGEEPKWWDSESQNLLDSQQLVEGLSLCDDLLRSQSPGRDENINGEFNGKPCLSDYSRLGPECLKKDLEACQDLALDPANIELDTPPDFRLSQLEFGSQDSFLAWGGSKVVD; this is encoded by the exons ATGACTGG GTCAGAGGCGGCAAAAACTTCCTCCAAGAG ACAATCATGGTTGGTTGACAGCAATAGGATTGCAACAAAAATCAAGAGTGCATCTGGCTTGTGTGATCCGGAAAGAGTCCACTGGAAAAGCAACCCAAGTAGACCTTGCCCTAATTGCCAACATATCATTGACAATAGTGAT GTAACTCAGGAGTGGCCAGGATTACCCAAAGGTGTCAAATTCGATCCATCTGATCAAGAGATTATATGGCATTTACTTGCGAAAGCTGGTGTTGAGAACATGAAACCCCATCCTTTTATTGACGAATTCATTCCAACTGTGAATGAAGATGACGGGATTTGTTATACCCATCCTCAGAATTTGCCAG GTGTTAAGCAAGATGGAAGTGTTGCTCACTTTTTTCATAGAGCAATCAAGGCTTACAACACTGGAACTCGGAAGCGTAGAAAGATAAACGGCGACGATTTTGGCGATGTTCGTTGGCACAAGACTGGAAGGACCAAACCGGTTATATTAGATGGGGTCCAAACTGGATGTAAGAAGATTATGGTGCTTTATGTGACCCCAGTCAAGGGTGGGAAACCAGAGAAAACCAATTGGGCACTGCATCAGTATCACTTGGGCTCTGGGGAAGATGAAAAGGATGGGGAATATGTGATCTCCAAGGTGTTTTATCAGCAGCAAGTAGTCAAGCAGAGTGATAAAGTCGAACAAGATTTGCCTGAAGAAGGCAATGATCTTATGATTGCAAAAGTAGATCCAGTTACTCCGCAATCTGTGACTCCCGAACCACCCCGGACGGAAAAAAGAGTTTCTGATTTTGACGCTGTACAAGATTTTGCTATTTCTTGCGCCGATCCTTATTCTCAG AATCACGAGATGGGGCACTTTGAAGATGAGGAGCAAGCTGTGTGTGGGAATCCAAATTTTCAAGACTCCCTTATGGCAGAAAATCATGCTGATCTAACGACAGATAATACTGACAATCCGACTGGGGAAGAGCCAAAGTGGTGGGACAGTGAGTCTCAGAATCTTTTAGACTCTCAGCAACTTGTGGAAGGGCTGTCCTTGTGTGATGACCTTCTCCGGAGCCAGTCCCCTGGTAGGGACGAAAATATAAATGGAGAATTTAATGGCAAGCCATGCCTTTCTGACTATTCTCGTTTAGGACCCGAGTGTTTGAAGAAAGATTTAGAGGCGTGCCAAGATCTGGCCCTTGATCCGGCAAACATAGAGCTCGATACGCCCCCTGATTTCCGGCTGAGCCAGCTT GAGTTTGGATCGCAAGATAGTTTCCTTGCGTGGGGTGGGAGCAAGGTGGTTGACTAA
- the LOC131310957 gene encoding SUPPRESSOR OF GAMMA RESPONSE 1-like isoform X1 — protein sequence MIEFCVYNCFLLINWTNEVAGSEAAKTSSKRQSWLVDSNRIATKIKSASGLCDPERVHWKSNPSRPCPNCQHIIDNSDVTQEWPGLPKGVKFDPSDQEIIWHLLAKAGVENMKPHPFIDEFIPTVNEDDGICYTHPQNLPGVKQDGSVAHFFHRAIKAYNTGTRKRRKINGDDFGDVRWHKTGRTKPVILDGVQTGCKKIMVLYVTPVKGGKPEKTNWALHQYHLGSGEDEKDGEYVISKVFYQQQVVKQSDKVEQDLPEEGNDLMIAKVDPVTPQSVTPEPPRTEKRVSDFDAVQDFAISCADPYSQLQNHEMGHFEDEEQAVCGNPNFQDSLMAENHADLTTDNTDNPTGEEPKWWDSESQNLLDSQQLVEGLSLCDDLLRSQSPGRDENINGEFNGKPCLSDYSRLGPECLKKDLEACQDLALDPANIELDTPPDFRLSQLEFGSQDSFLAWGGSKVVD from the exons ATGATAGAATTTTGTGTCTACAATTGTTTCCTTCTAATAAATTGGACCAATGAAGTAGCTGG GTCAGAGGCGGCAAAAACTTCCTCCAAGAG ACAATCATGGTTGGTTGACAGCAATAGGATTGCAACAAAAATCAAGAGTGCATCTGGCTTGTGTGATCCGGAAAGAGTCCACTGGAAAAGCAACCCAAGTAGACCTTGCCCTAATTGCCAACATATCATTGACAATAGTGAT GTAACTCAGGAGTGGCCAGGATTACCCAAAGGTGTCAAATTCGATCCATCTGATCAAGAGATTATATGGCATTTACTTGCGAAAGCTGGTGTTGAGAACATGAAACCCCATCCTTTTATTGACGAATTCATTCCAACTGTGAATGAAGATGACGGGATTTGTTATACCCATCCTCAGAATTTGCCAG GTGTTAAGCAAGATGGAAGTGTTGCTCACTTTTTTCATAGAGCAATCAAGGCTTACAACACTGGAACTCGGAAGCGTAGAAAGATAAACGGCGACGATTTTGGCGATGTTCGTTGGCACAAGACTGGAAGGACCAAACCGGTTATATTAGATGGGGTCCAAACTGGATGTAAGAAGATTATGGTGCTTTATGTGACCCCAGTCAAGGGTGGGAAACCAGAGAAAACCAATTGGGCACTGCATCAGTATCACTTGGGCTCTGGGGAAGATGAAAAGGATGGGGAATATGTGATCTCCAAGGTGTTTTATCAGCAGCAAGTAGTCAAGCAGAGTGATAAAGTCGAACAAGATTTGCCTGAAGAAGGCAATGATCTTATGATTGCAAAAGTAGATCCAGTTACTCCGCAATCTGTGACTCCCGAACCACCCCGGACGGAAAAAAGAGTTTCTGATTTTGACGCTGTACAAGATTTTGCTATTTCTTGCGCCGATCCTTATTCTCAG CTTCAGAATCACGAGATGGGGCACTTTGAAGATGAGGAGCAAGCTGTGTGTGGGAATCCAAATTTTCAAGACTCCCTTATGGCAGAAAATCATGCTGATCTAACGACAGATAATACTGACAATCCGACTGGGGAAGAGCCAAAGTGGTGGGACAGTGAGTCTCAGAATCTTTTAGACTCTCAGCAACTTGTGGAAGGGCTGTCCTTGTGTGATGACCTTCTCCGGAGCCAGTCCCCTGGTAGGGACGAAAATATAAATGGAGAATTTAATGGCAAGCCATGCCTTTCTGACTATTCTCGTTTAGGACCCGAGTGTTTGAAGAAAGATTTAGAGGCGTGCCAAGATCTGGCCCTTGATCCGGCAAACATAGAGCTCGATACGCCCCCTGATTTCCGGCTGAGCCAGCTT GAGTTTGGATCGCAAGATAGTTTCCTTGCGTGGGGTGGGAGCAAGGTGGTTGACTAA
- the LOC131310957 gene encoding SUPPRESSOR OF GAMMA RESPONSE 1-like isoform X2 has translation MIEFCVYNCFLLINWTNEVAGSEAAKTSSKRQSWLVDSNRIATKIKSASGLCDPERVHWKSNPSRPCPNCQHIIDNSDVTQEWPGLPKGVKFDPSDQEIIWHLLAKAGVENMKPHPFIDEFIPTVNEDDGICYTHPQNLPGVKQDGSVAHFFHRAIKAYNTGTRKRRKINGDDFGDVRWHKTGRTKPVILDGVQTGCKKIMVLYVTPVKGGKPEKTNWALHQYHLGSGEDEKDGEYVISKVFYQQQVVKQSDKVEQDLPEEGNDLMIAKVDPVTPQSVTPEPPRTEKRVSDFDAVQDFAISCADPYSQNHEMGHFEDEEQAVCGNPNFQDSLMAENHADLTTDNTDNPTGEEPKWWDSESQNLLDSQQLVEGLSLCDDLLRSQSPGRDENINGEFNGKPCLSDYSRLGPECLKKDLEACQDLALDPANIELDTPPDFRLSQLEFGSQDSFLAWGGSKVVD, from the exons ATGATAGAATTTTGTGTCTACAATTGTTTCCTTCTAATAAATTGGACCAATGAAGTAGCTGG GTCAGAGGCGGCAAAAACTTCCTCCAAGAG ACAATCATGGTTGGTTGACAGCAATAGGATTGCAACAAAAATCAAGAGTGCATCTGGCTTGTGTGATCCGGAAAGAGTCCACTGGAAAAGCAACCCAAGTAGACCTTGCCCTAATTGCCAACATATCATTGACAATAGTGAT GTAACTCAGGAGTGGCCAGGATTACCCAAAGGTGTCAAATTCGATCCATCTGATCAAGAGATTATATGGCATTTACTTGCGAAAGCTGGTGTTGAGAACATGAAACCCCATCCTTTTATTGACGAATTCATTCCAACTGTGAATGAAGATGACGGGATTTGTTATACCCATCCTCAGAATTTGCCAG GTGTTAAGCAAGATGGAAGTGTTGCTCACTTTTTTCATAGAGCAATCAAGGCTTACAACACTGGAACTCGGAAGCGTAGAAAGATAAACGGCGACGATTTTGGCGATGTTCGTTGGCACAAGACTGGAAGGACCAAACCGGTTATATTAGATGGGGTCCAAACTGGATGTAAGAAGATTATGGTGCTTTATGTGACCCCAGTCAAGGGTGGGAAACCAGAGAAAACCAATTGGGCACTGCATCAGTATCACTTGGGCTCTGGGGAAGATGAAAAGGATGGGGAATATGTGATCTCCAAGGTGTTTTATCAGCAGCAAGTAGTCAAGCAGAGTGATAAAGTCGAACAAGATTTGCCTGAAGAAGGCAATGATCTTATGATTGCAAAAGTAGATCCAGTTACTCCGCAATCTGTGACTCCCGAACCACCCCGGACGGAAAAAAGAGTTTCTGATTTTGACGCTGTACAAGATTTTGCTATTTCTTGCGCCGATCCTTATTCTCAG AATCACGAGATGGGGCACTTTGAAGATGAGGAGCAAGCTGTGTGTGGGAATCCAAATTTTCAAGACTCCCTTATGGCAGAAAATCATGCTGATCTAACGACAGATAATACTGACAATCCGACTGGGGAAGAGCCAAAGTGGTGGGACAGTGAGTCTCAGAATCTTTTAGACTCTCAGCAACTTGTGGAAGGGCTGTCCTTGTGTGATGACCTTCTCCGGAGCCAGTCCCCTGGTAGGGACGAAAATATAAATGGAGAATTTAATGGCAAGCCATGCCTTTCTGACTATTCTCGTTTAGGACCCGAGTGTTTGAAGAAAGATTTAGAGGCGTGCCAAGATCTGGCCCTTGATCCGGCAAACATAGAGCTCGATACGCCCCCTGATTTCCGGCTGAGCCAGCTT GAGTTTGGATCGCAAGATAGTTTCCTTGCGTGGGGTGGGAGCAAGGTGGTTGACTAA